The genomic DNA TCCTCGGTAATGCGGGCCGGATCGAAGGGGGTGAGCTGCCCCTCCAGCAGGGCCCCGGGGGGCAGGTACGCCGACCCCGGGTGGTCCGACTCGGGGAACGCCCCAAAGGAGAGGAAGCCCTCGGCCCTCCTGCCGAGCCGGAAGTACTCGGGAAAGGCAGCCGCCGCAGCGAGCACGTCGGGCAGATAGGCCCCCTCCACGAACGCCGCCACCCGCCGGAGCAGGGAGCGGTAGGCTTCCAGCTTCTCCACCGTGATCCTCTCGGTCACTCCCCCGGGCACCAGGGTGGTGGAGTGGGGGATCTTGCCGCAGAAGATCGCCGCCATCTTGTGGCACACCGCCCGCAGCTCCAGCGCCTCCACGTAGTGGCGAAGCGCCGCGCGGCTAAACTCGGCATCGGCCTTCACGTCCCAGTGGGGTAGGAAGGGCGCCGCGGGGTAGAGGCTCTTGGACGCCGTCTGGGCCTCGACCCAGCCCTTGAGCTGTCCCAGCACCGGGTCCGAGCCGCGGTAGCTCACCAGCGCCCCCACGTCCACGAAGTCCAGGGCCGAGAGGTGGTAGAAGTGCAGGATGTGGGACTGGAGAAAGTTGGCTCCCAGAATGAGATTTCGCACGACCCGGCCCGCGGGGGGCGGGGCAACCCCGTAGGCCGCCTCCTGGGCGAACACCGAGGCGGTGCCGTGGGAGATGGGGCACACGCCGCAGATGCGCTGGGTGAGCTGCTGGGCGTCGAGGGGGTGGCGGCCCACGAGGACCACCTCGAAGCCTCGGAACATCTCCCCCGAGCAGCGCGCTCCCACCACGCGGTTGGTCTCGGTCTCGAGCTCCACCGCGAGGTGGCCCTCGATGCGAGTCAGGGGGTCGATCACCACGGTCTTGGACATGGCCAGTTGCCTCGCTTCT from Thermodesulfobacteriota bacterium includes the following:
- a CDS encoding nickel-dependent hydrogenase large subunit is translated as MSKTVVIDPLTRIEGHLAVELETETNRVVGARCSGEMFRGFEVVLVGRHPLDAQQLTQRICGVCPISHGTASVFAQEAAYGVAPPPAGRVVRNLILGANFLQSHILHFYHLSALDFVDVGALVSYRGSDPVLGQLKGWVEAQTASKSLYPAAPFLPHWDVKADAEFSRAALRHYVEALELRAVCHKMAAIFCGKIPHSTTLVPGGVTERITVEKLEAYRSLLRRVAAFVEGAYLPDVLAAAAAFPEYFRLGRRAEGFLSFGAFPESDHPGSAYLPPGALLEGQLTPFDPARITEDVGHSLYSSPSGLHPSLGRTDPAPDKHRAYSWVKAPRYGGQTMEVGPLARLLVAYRSGRVPEVTRELDATLKAVARPVSDLPSAMGRHLARAVEAKLLAERCAGWLDQLRPGEPAVRDFRLPLQGSGAGFVEAPRGALGHWLRIEKGVIASYQCVVPTTWNCSPRDDRGIPGPVEEALVGTYLADPGSPIEAARVVRSFDPCLACAVH